The Electrophorus electricus isolate fEleEle1 chromosome 8, fEleEle1.pri, whole genome shotgun sequence genome contains the following window.
GCACCCAGCTCAGGCATCTACCCCAAGAACCCACAGACCCAAAAAAGGTGTTTACAGGGCTGAGATGCTCTATCCACTTGACAAAAGAGAAAGCCCTATTAGGTGAGTTCTGGTCAGGTATCTTTGTTGTTAGCACTTTGGTCTTATAGAATATGACTGATAAATTAGTAAGAGAACTTGCTATATAATGTTGTATCTGTTTGTTAATTAGAATGAAATTCACCAGACTATTTCCATCTTCTGATACCAAAGCTGGAGAATTTGAAATATCGAGTCCTCTTTCAGTGCAGGTAACTCTTTCTTTACTTAAAACTATTATCagaaaaatgcacttttatacacatttatattattttaactgGACATTTTAATAGGAATCAGAttcaatgaagaaaagaaaacggGCCAAAAGGTTGATCCAGAAAGCCAAAGCACTGAAGCAAAGCAAAGAGGCTGTTGCTGGGGAGATGTCTCCTGTGCGGCGCTCTGTGAGGAGCAAGGAATCTGTCAAAATAAATTACTGTGAGGATGAGGTATGGCCACTGTCTTATTTATGTGCAGGGTTAGATCATTTCAAAGGGCTTCATTTCAGAGTCTGAGGTCTtttgacattttattgtttGGAAACATGACTTCCTATTTGCAGGACTCTGTTGTGTTCTTGGAAGATGATTTAAGCAGCATTGCACCTACATCTGAAGAAAGCCAGAAAATGGTTCGTAGTCTGAATGATGTTTTAGGCAAGAAAATACCTCAAAGTAAAGCTTCAAAGAAAACCACAGGTaatttaaaaattctaaaatgtgtatgatttttctttttgttttttgtttattataaagtGATCTGTTTACCATTACTAttgcttgcttttgtttttgtagcttCCAAACTGGGCCCCTTGTTCCTTGAAAAAAAACTCCAGAGACCCTCTGCAGTGATCTCTATTTTTGATGACAGCAGGTATTACTCTGTCATCTATGAATAGAAATAAATCTGCCTTTATTTTCACCCTAAAATAAAACTGTAGAAACAAGCTCTTGTCTTTTACTTTAAAAGCTGTGACAGTCCAGAGAACTCTCAAGATGACGAACAGTTCAGAGCAAAGAGGGAGTTTCTGAAGAGTGGCCTTCCGGAGTCTTTTAAAAAGCAGATGGCTAAGACGGCAGCTAACAGAGAGGCCTACACAAAGGCCTGCACTTCATTCCAGCCTGTGGTTCACGTTCAGCAGAAATTAATTGGTAAGATGTTTTTCTCCCCAAAATGTCAGTCACTACTGCAATCAGTTGCATCTGACTGATTTGTTCTTGACGTTGGCAGATTGTTCTATATGGACTCTTCCATGGCCTGAGAGTCCCCTGCTTCATCGCCTGAAGGagttttatcatttatcatcaATGCCACCGGTGTTCTTAGACAGACTTGCCAACCACCCCACTCTACCTGTTCAGATAACATGCAGAGAAAGGGTAAGTTTTTAGGGTATGAAATTAAGAAATACACAGATATTTTGGATGTCAAGTGGTAACAAAtgtgtgattattttattgcatttatcacAACTAATACTCCTGTTTTTGAGCATTCAGGCATTCAAACTTTATACTGTTTCTGAAgtaatttctctttttaaacatCTGTGTAGGTGTCTGTTTGGCAAGAAAACTTTACAGAGACCATTAGACAGCTTCTGTTGGACAAAATTGCCACTTCAAATCCCTCTTTCCCTGCACAGAGGTTTTTTACGAGGTTCCTAAAGAGACATAAAGACTATTCCCTGCAGATTCCTGCAGGTGAGATCACATTAGCAATCTGATGTGAGACCACTTAAACAGATGCCttaatttttacacatttattgttCTTTTAGACTTATAtgaattgcatttaaaaattgAATTGAATGTAACCCTAACCTGCTTCTTGCTGATTTCCCTTAAATTTCCTCAGAGCCTGAGGATGGCTCAAACATGGCTTTTTCTGCTGGCTCAAATGAATGTGTGGGAGGAAAGCGCAAGCGTGTATATGAGGAAGGGAGGGCAGGCAAGCAGGCCAAGAAGCAGAGGTCAAGCCATACAGCAGAAGAGCCAATAGTGATATCAGAGAGCCCAGTCTCAGAGCACGGGGGAACAGGAGAGGCTGCTGACACTCCAACCCACAGAAGAGGCCGGAAGAGGCAATCCCGGAGGAGCAAGCAGAATGAGGGGGAGCATAAGTCTGTAGTGTTGTTGACGCCTGAAAAGATCCAGTGTGACTCTCCAGTTGATTCCTCAACTACAGGGACTGTCGGTGCAAAAGGTGAAGAGAgactttcttcctttcttttgtgTCAGCTACAGAACTTTGATATGCAACATTGCATCACACATACTGAacgctgtttttgtttttgtgtatccCTCCACTACACAGTGACAGTTTCTCAACATAACTTGTCTTTTTATATCTTCATTTCCCCAGATGGTGTGAGGGAGGATGTGCTATGGACTGAGAAGTACCAGCCACAGCACTCTAGTGACATCATTGGAAACATGGCTTCTGTTGGGAAGGTGCACAGGTAAGACTGCGTATGAGCTTGCTTGAATGACTTCCATGCATGTGTTTTTCCATAATGGAAACTGAAGTGGAAAGATTAATGACAGAGTTTGCTTTATCACTTACATTGTTAGCTGGTTAAAGGAGTGGAAACTCAGGGCTAACCgtgaagagagaaggaaacgGCAGGAGCAAAAACAAGGGGATGACAGTAATGGTAAAGTCCTAAACCTCTCATGATGAATCCTGGAGCTGAAACATCTGAGGCCTGTTTTCTTAACCGCTCTGTGTGATTGTAGATTCTTGGTTAGGAGACGATGGTGTCGAGGAGCTGGCGGAAGATGAAGACCAGCTGTGTAACACCTTGCTAATCACAGGCCCCACTGGAATTGGCAAAACCGCTGCGGTATACGCCTGCGCACAGGAGCTGGGCTTTAAGGTCTGGACTTTCCCCTGATGGAAGCACCTTTTTCGACTTTAAAGTGTTCTCAGGGTTAGTTTGTTTAGAAGTATATGAATAGACTCTTATGCCTTCTTAGCTCACTGGATTTTCTGTCCTAGGTGTTTGAGGTGAACTGCTCTTCTCAGCGAAGTGGTCGCCAGATCTTATCTCAGCTGAAGGAGGCCACACAGTCTCACCAAGTGGACATCCAGGGGGTCAATACCAATAAGCCCACCTACTTCAACAGCTACAGTACTTGGGGCAATGCTTCTAAACTCGGCTGCTCACCCAGTGGGTGCACACACTGAAGACAAAGCATGCACATTGTGTCTACTCTATTGTATCTTAATTGCTTTCACTTTAAATCATTATTCTCTCCAAATGCTATTTTGAGCATTGATCTTGGTAGCTTTGGTTTGAGATGGCATCAATTCATTTTCCATGAATTTTAACCTCCTGTCACAGGGAAAGTGAACTCCCCTAGAACAGTTGTGTCATCTCCCAGGAAACCCCCCCAGTCTCCTCGAGGTGCtacactgaggaaaagaaacttGGCACCTACTTCACTAGCCAGTTTCTTCAAAATGGGTGGGAAGCCCGAAGCCAGGGGTGCTGCATCTCAAAGACGTAATAATTCTGAAaccaaacattaacaaaaagtgttaaatatagatattattcctttttttttggttagcATCCCTCTcagtaatcaaataaaaaagaaaagaaatttgttttaaaaggtcATAAAATGaccaattttttatttttttattattttttttattcatgattCTTATCTCTTGCTGTTAAAGACTGTCCCAAGAAATCTGCCAACATGGCACAAGTTAGCTGCAAGAGTCAAGAGCCTGACTCCCAGTCTTCAGTTGAAGAGCAAGGCAAGAAGACTGCCACATCTCTCATCCTGTTTGAAGAGGTTGATGTCATATTTGAAGATGATTCTGGATTCTTGGCTGCAGTTAAAACCTTCATGACCACAACCAAGAGACCGGTCATCCTAACAACCAGTGGTGGGTGCTACTATAGTGATGTagatcaaatcaaaatttgATCAAGTTTTCTGtctatttttttctaatatcaATGGGAATACTTTCCTTTTCAGATACAACATTCAGCACAGTGTTTGATGGCTACTTTGATGAAATCCCTTTCAAAGCTCCTACTGTGGTAAGATATTTTGAACAATGAATATTCAGTGTTATTACTAGAAACTAGACACACCTGTGGTTGAGTAGGTTGAGCTTGTCTCGtgtaacaacccccccccccgcccttcCTCCCAGGACCATGTGGCGAGTTACTTGCAGCTCCTGTGTTTGGCTGAAAACGTTAGGACAGATACTCGGGACCTGGTGGATTTGCTTCGCTGGAATAGTTGTGACATTCGGCAGAGCCTCCTGCACCTGCAGTTCTGGTCCCGCAGTGGAGGAGGACACCAGGTCCAGCAGAGAATCTCGCTAGCCGGTAGAGTGCTCCAGAAAATTTACTTGGttaagaaatgaaaaacagtacACAAGCTCAGCAGTGTAACACAGGAGTGGTTTTcttcaatacttttttttttcttttcttttcttcagaaGCCCCTGAGGTTGAGGTGAAGAGAGAAGCTGTTGAAGTAGAGAACATTTCTTCTGGTAGAGAGCTACATCCAGCCAGTTTACCACCCTGCCATACTGGATGCACAGAGTCTGTTTTGGGTCTCCTGAACATCCAGCAAGAAAAGACTGTAGAGGACTTGTTTAGAGTAAGTTCCCTTTTCTacgttttcatttttatttgtctgaAAAAGACTACATTTACTAATTATGGTCTCTCTTCAGTGTGAACCTACGGCTGTAGAGACTCTGAGGAGCTGGGATCTTCTCTCAGAGACTGAAAGGAGAGGTGTGAATCTGCTCTACACAAACTTGGAGGTGCTCCTGCCACTGCCCACTCGTCCTTTGCCTGAGCCCACTCTTGATCTGCAACCAGGACCAAACCCAGACCCCCAGCCTGGCCTTTTAGCCAGACATGGCAGTAAAGTGGAGAATGATGAGAACACAGCTAACATGAGCCCTCTAAAAGTTTCCTCCAGAATGAGGCAGAAAAAGCAACTGTATGCGGACCATAAAAATGCGCTTAATTCGGACTCTGAGTCAGACGAAGGATTTCTGTccctccctaaccctaactgtgaTGCTGCTGGGGACCATACTTTAAGGCCAGCACAGGGTCAAGAGCCACGGGCATCTAAAGCTGCTCCCGTGAGGGTGATGAGGGTCAAGCTGGCTGACACTGAGAGGAAGAAAAGTAAACCTGTATCACAGTGCCTGAGCTCCTTAGCTGAGTATCTGGATTATGTGTCATTCATGGATTCTGCTTTGCACTTCCAGCCTCGGACGGCAGAGGGTGCTTGTAGACCACAGTCCTTTAACTGGACAGGCGCAGCAGTCAAGAGTGGAATGACTGATGAAGTTTGTCTGGAGAGCGGTGGCTATACGAGTGCATTTGACTCGAAAGAAATCCATGCCATGCTAGGTAGTCTGAGCTTTTGGAAGTGCAGGGCTGGGATCTCTAAAGCGTGGACTGTGGCCCAGGAGTTGGAGGAACAGATCAGGAAAGAGGCTGTGGAGGAGCTCACTCTTCCTATAGCCTCACACAGGCAAAATTTCAGCCTTGCGCAGAGTACACTCTGTGAACCAAGGTGAGGAATTAACAGCTGTGGGGATGGAGGGGTCTTTTCAGAACATGTGTGCAGGGTATTATCAAATATTTACCAGCCTTATTCTttcatacatttctaaaattgaATGACTTATACAGCTTGTGATGTGTAAATTTGATGTCTTGTGGGTTACAGGGTGATGGAAGTGAGGAGGGATGTGATGAGCACAGTCCTCACCAACCGGTCATTCTGCACTCTGGGCAACAGGTTGGCAGCAGTGATGGACCACCTGCCCTCTCTGCGCACCATCTGCAgatcagagagactgaaagaacAGGGCAGGGTCAAACGCAGGTGAGAGTTGAACTGACTGTAGATGCACCATAGTCTGGCATTTTTCAAGTTTAGTAGAGCTCAAATCTACACTTGGGTAAGGTAAATGACCAGAGTGAAACAGTGCAAATAAATTGAAGTTACTGTATAAATAGAAATGACTTTCCAACTAATAAAGCTTGAAGTGAGAGCACATGCATTCATGTGCAAGGATGGAATGTGGTTTTTACATCTCTCTACCTGCTCATAAAATACATGCCTTTTGAGTGAACCAGTTTGAAGCtcttaatatatatttgttacTGTAAAATAGTGAGCAGGGCACTGGTGCCATCCAAGTGCACAGAGAAGTGGGCCAAGATTGTGATTACATgatattgttttaatgtgactTCAAT
Protein-coding sequences here:
- the atad5a gene encoding ATPase family AAA domain-containing protein 5, yielding MAGVAAMAAVIEDFEATQPCKKLKKDDDPPPTRTITNYFMPLTRGVEKPFSPPRSNNIMDYFRKTSPAQEKPGKNSSQKYSPLQSTESSVCQEGCVKSGKAQRQKRPGKFKEQNKLQKEQHDVLTDSCAVMETPTEHLVKGGGCICVPGNDTAALLSQISDIILDEEPLKTKNTETCVNDRTVKDVLPSYKGKTLDNPTQEGVNIGNDDASTREDKCRGGKSVVRKSKKSKASRSELCNAEHEQSLRDASLEVHVDETSILNCSTITVSFEDFLQSQKEEEDTAVPESDTSAVDALSITKNGSDMVFEAPQLSPRTLTVLAEVHPISPNHESAKGSELRIASIFSKTKKECQVKNLKTSSTNPLVSVDVLPDLKRKSNVVVQEEDLELFVVEASNSPKCTKEERKQFMNAFKQPSQDGAKGKSIKGSGTLKQAQEKVPETNEKEPGEKTAENMPDVTISQSMEPEDPSSVGKNGNKSVKKSRKDSSEDVSLPTPKQEELSTSVEMGMESGCTDEGNRRTARELRRSSRQHTCRQTTAVPKRDPSSCKTRSQKKAEGSAVSQEHPAQASTPRTHRPKKGVYRAEMLYPLDKRESPIRMKFTRLFPSSDTKAGEFEISSPLSVQESDSMKKRKRAKRLIQKAKALKQSKEAVAGEMSPVRRSVRSKESVKINYCEDEDSVVFLEDDLSSIAPTSEESQKMVRSLNDVLGKKIPQSKASKKTTASKLGPLFLEKKLQRPSAVISIFDDSSCDSPENSQDDEQFRAKREFLKSGLPESFKKQMAKTAANREAYTKACTSFQPVVHVQQKLIDCSIWTLPWPESPLLHRLKEFYHLSSMPPVFLDRLANHPTLPVQITCRERVSVWQENFTETIRQLLLDKIATSNPSFPAQRFFTRFLKRHKDYSLQIPAEPEDGSNMAFSAGSNECVGGKRKRVYEEGRAGKQAKKQRSSHTAEEPIVISESPVSEHGGTGEAADTPTHRRGRKRQSRRSKQNEGEHKSVVLLTPEKIQCDSPVDSSTTGTVGAKDGVREDVLWTEKYQPQHSSDIIGNMASVGKVHSWLKEWKLRANREERRKRQEQKQGDDSNDSWLGDDGVEELAEDEDQLCNTLLITGPTGIGKTAAVYACAQELGFKVFEVNCSSQRSGRQILSQLKEATQSHQVDIQGVNTNKPTYFNSYSTWGNASKLGCSPRKVNSPRTVVSSPRKPPQSPRGATLRKRNLAPTSLASFFKMGGKPEARGAASQRHCPKKSANMAQVSCKSQEPDSQSSVEEQGKKTATSLILFEEVDVIFEDDSGFLAAVKTFMTTTKRPVILTTSDTTFSTVFDGYFDEIPFKAPTVDHVASYLQLLCLAENVRTDTRDLVDLLRWNSCDIRQSLLHLQFWSRSGGGHQVQQRISLAEAPEVEVKREAVEVENISSGRELHPASLPPCHTGCTESVLGLLNIQQEKTVEDLFRCEPTAVETLRSWDLLSETERRGVNLLYTNLEVLLPLPTRPLPEPTLDLQPGPNPDPQPGLLARHGSKVENDENTANMSPLKVSSRMRQKKQLYADHKNALNSDSESDEGFLSLPNPNCDAAGDHTLRPAQGQEPRASKAAPVRVMRVKLADTERKKSKPVSQCLSSLAEYLDYVSFMDSALHFQPRTAEGACRPQSFNWTGAAVKSGMTDEVCLESGGYTSAFDSKEIHAMLGSLSFWKCRAGISKAWTVAQELEEQIRKEAVEELTLPIASHRQNFSLAQSTLCEPRVMEVRRDVMSTVLTNRSFCTLGNRLAAVMDHLPSLRTICRSERLKEQGRVKRRFMHYFNTINLDLPKSTIQQLGSDFP